A genomic segment from Stappia indica encodes:
- a CDS encoding multidrug efflux RND transporter permease subunit, whose amino-acid sequence MPQFFIDRPVFAWVVAIFIALAGIVAIPQLPVARFPVIAPPSIGIYAMYTGATVETVNDSVVTPIEKELLSVKNVLYYESTVDSTGGANIMVTFTPGTDPELAQVDVQNRLKNAEQRLPEAVRRSGVSVEAAESGFLMVITLKSLSGKTEELALGDYLTRNISEELKRVPGVGRVQQFGSERAMRVWVDPSKLAAYNLTMADVTGAITRENAQVSPGRVGDEPTVPGTRISTPLTVHGQLNTPEEFAAIPLRAQADGSRLLLADVARVELGAQTLAFSVSSNGKPAAAAAIQMTPGANAVSTAAAIEKRLAELQAAMPKDMAVAISYNTAPFVKVSITKVVQTLIEAMVLVFLVILLFLQNIRYTLIPTIVAPIALLGTFAVMMAAGYSINVLTMFGMVLAIGIIVDDAIVVVENVERIMSRQGLSPRDATRQAMGEISGAIVGITLVLAAVFIPMGMAGGSVGAIYRQFTMSMAVSILFSALLALTLTPALCATILKPADGHGKNRFFTWFNGKFDALTARYTGIVGWALRRGGRMLVIYALLLVALGLGYSRVATSFVPEEDQGNFMAMFELPAGATAERTREIVARYEAHTASRPDIVESTVILGFGFSGSGPNAAQAFTSLKDWSDRRTTVNDEIAAAEAAMADIPEGTAMIMKPPAIEALGTTSGFALRLEDRSNSGPAALKAAETRLIALASQSALLAGVMTEGLPDGQSIALKIDRQKALALGVSFSAISDMISTAIGSSYVNDFPNRGRLQQVVVQADAPARMHVEDVLRLQVRNIDGDMVPLSEVVQPIWENTPMQLARYNGYPAARISGSAAPGVSSGAAMAEMERLAQQLPKGFALEWTGQSLQERQSAAQAPMLLAASMLVVFLVLAALYESWSIPLAVMLIVPLGVLGAVLAVLARGMENDVFFKVGLITIIGLSAKNAILLVEYARHLQQEGMGLYRAVLQASRSRLRPILMTSLAFILGVVPLMVARGAGSEIQNAIGTGVFGGMLSATILAVFFVPVLYVAVSRLTALKSREKRPAETTIPAK is encoded by the coding sequence ATGCCACAGTTCTTCATCGACCGCCCGGTCTTCGCCTGGGTGGTTGCGATCTTCATAGCGCTGGCTGGCATTGTCGCCATTCCACAGCTTCCCGTGGCGCGGTTTCCCGTGATCGCGCCGCCGAGCATCGGCATCTACGCGATGTATACCGGCGCCACGGTGGAAACCGTCAATGACAGCGTGGTCACCCCCATCGAGAAGGAACTCTTGAGCGTCAAGAACGTGCTCTATTACGAGTCCACCGTCGACTCGACCGGCGGTGCCAACATCATGGTGACGTTCACCCCCGGAACCGATCCGGAGCTGGCACAGGTGGATGTGCAGAACCGCCTCAAGAACGCCGAACAGCGTCTGCCCGAGGCCGTCCGGCGCAGCGGCGTCAGTGTGGAAGCTGCCGAGTCGGGGTTTCTGATGGTCATCACGCTGAAGTCGCTCAGCGGGAAGACCGAGGAACTGGCCCTCGGCGATTATCTGACCCGCAACATCAGCGAGGAGTTGAAGCGCGTGCCGGGCGTCGGCCGCGTCCAGCAATTCGGTTCCGAGCGCGCCATGCGTGTGTGGGTGGATCCGTCGAAACTGGCCGCCTACAACCTCACCATGGCCGACGTGACCGGTGCCATCACGCGCGAGAACGCCCAGGTTTCGCCTGGCCGGGTCGGGGACGAACCGACAGTTCCGGGGACCAGGATCTCGACGCCGCTGACCGTGCATGGCCAATTGAACACACCGGAGGAGTTCGCCGCGATACCGTTGCGAGCGCAGGCCGACGGCTCGCGTCTTCTCCTGGCGGATGTCGCGCGGGTGGAGCTCGGCGCACAAACCCTCGCTTTCAGCGTCAGCAGCAATGGAAAGCCCGCGGCGGCGGCCGCGATCCAGATGACGCCCGGCGCCAACGCGGTGAGCACCGCCGCCGCAATCGAAAAGCGTCTGGCCGAGTTGCAGGCCGCGATGCCGAAGGACATGGCCGTCGCGATCTCCTACAACACCGCGCCGTTCGTGAAGGTGTCGATCACCAAGGTCGTCCAGACGCTGATCGAGGCGATGGTGCTGGTCTTCCTGGTCATCCTGCTGTTCCTGCAGAATATCCGCTACACGCTGATCCCGACCATTGTCGCGCCGATCGCGCTTCTGGGCACCTTCGCGGTGATGATGGCTGCGGGGTATTCGATCAACGTGCTGACCATGTTCGGCATGGTTCTGGCTATCGGCATCATCGTCGACGATGCCATCGTCGTCGTCGAAAATGTCGAGCGGATCATGTCCCGGCAGGGCCTGTCGCCGAGGGACGCCACCCGCCAGGCCATGGGCGAGATTTCCGGCGCCATCGTCGGCATCACGCTGGTGCTGGCCGCCGTCTTCATTCCGATGGGCATGGCCGGCGGGTCCGTCGGCGCGATCTATCGCCAGTTCACCATGTCGATGGCGGTCTCGATCCTGTTCTCCGCCCTCCTCGCGCTGACGCTGACGCCCGCTCTCTGCGCCACGATCCTGAAACCCGCGGACGGTCACGGCAAGAATCGCTTCTTCACGTGGTTCAACGGAAAGTTCGACGCCTTGACCGCGCGCTACACCGGCATCGTCGGCTGGGCGTTGCGTCGCGGCGGGCGGATGCTGGTCATCTATGCCTTGCTGCTGGTGGCCCTGGGCCTCGGCTATTCGCGCGTGGCCACGTCCTTCGTTCCGGAAGAGGATCAAGGGAACTTCATGGCCATGTTCGAGCTGCCGGCGGGCGCCACCGCCGAACGGACCCGCGAGATCGTCGCGAGATATGAAGCGCATACGGCGTCCCGGCCCGACATCGTCGAGAGCACCGTCATTCTGGGCTTCGGCTTTTCCGGCTCGGGCCCCAATGCCGCGCAAGCCTTCACCAGCCTGAAGGACTGGAGCGACCGCCGAACGACGGTGAACGACGAGATCGCCGCAGCCGAGGCCGCGATGGCGGATATTCCCGAAGGCACGGCAATGATCATGAAGCCCCCCGCCATCGAGGCGCTCGGCACCACGTCGGGCTTTGCGCTGCGGCTGGAGGACCGGAGCAATTCCGGTCCGGCAGCGCTGAAGGCGGCCGAGACCCGGCTGATCGCCCTGGCATCGCAAAGCGCGTTGCTTGCCGGAGTGATGACGGAGGGCCTGCCGGACGGGCAGAGCATCGCCCTCAAGATCGATCGCCAGAAGGCGCTGGCGCTCGGGGTCTCCTTTTCGGCGATCAGCGACATGATTTCGACGGCGATCGGATCGAGCTACGTCAACGACTTTCCGAACAGGGGCCGGCTCCAGCAGGTTGTGGTGCAGGCCGACGCCCCTGCCCGGATGCATGTCGAGGATGTCCTGCGCCTGCAGGTGCGCAACATCGACGGCGACATGGTTCCCTTGTCGGAAGTCGTCCAGCCGATCTGGGAAAACACGCCCATGCAGCTGGCGCGCTACAACGGCTATCCTGCCGCGCGCATCTCTGGCTCGGCCGCGCCGGGCGTGTCCAGCGGTGCGGCAATGGCCGAGATGGAGCGCCTGGCGCAACAGCTGCCAAAGGGCTTTGCGCTGGAGTGGACCGGCCAGTCCCTGCAGGAACGGCAATCCGCGGCGCAGGCTCCGATGCTGCTGGCCGCCTCGATGCTGGTTGTCTTCCTCGTGCTCGCCGCACTCTACGAAAGCTGGTCGATCCCGCTGGCGGTCATGTTGATCGTGCCGCTTGGGGTGCTCGGCGCTGTTCTTGCGGTGCTGGCGCGCGGGATGGAGAACGACGTGTTCTTCAAGGTGGGTCTCATCACCATCATCGGGCTTTCCGCCAAGAACGCCATTCTGCTGGTCGAATATGCCCGGCACCTGCAGCAGGAAGGAATGGGCCTCTACCGGGCGGTGCTTCAGGCCTCCCGGTCGCGGCTTCGGCCGATCCTGATGACCTCGCTCGCCTTCATCCTGGGCGTCGTACCGCTGATGGTCGCCCGCGGCGCCGGCTCTGAGATCCAGAATGCCATCGGCACCGGCGTGTTCGGCGGGATGCTGTCCGCGACAATTCTGGCGGTTTTCTTCGTGCCGGTGCTTTACGTTGCCGTCAGTCGATTGACGGCACTGAAATCACGGGAGAAGAGACCGGCGGAAACCACGATCCCGGCAAAATGA
- a CDS encoding efflux RND transporter periplasmic adaptor subunit, with product MSLRFSIIAFVACASVLSLLLFFRGGAVSEPESVSSDAQAPTRVVALTLAPERVVLIDELPGRVAAFRRVEIRPQVGGTIKKRFAEGGTQVEAGDILFEIDPAVLAADLETARAGVTRAQGAVDHAQQGLARAEALVASKVTSRKNYEDARNDLTMAQANLAEARAVFHRRQLDLDFATIRSPIKGYVGRTLADEGALASTSGQTELAVVQELDRVYVDLRLPATKLDGLQSAAEQGLGPVEILGADGKPHPRPGTLVVSDVTVDTGTGNATVRIEVENPELRLLPGMYVRARLPRGLLSAALLVPEDAVVRNGAGGAQVVVVTGDGRSERRDVVLGDAVGRRLVVTSGLAAGEVIVIRGQDRVQDGTSVIPVAGSQDAAAAAGTL from the coding sequence ATGTCGCTTCGCTTTTCGATCATCGCCTTCGTTGCTTGCGCATCTGTCCTCTCGCTGCTGCTGTTTTTCCGCGGTGGCGCGGTTTCGGAGCCGGAGAGCGTTTCCTCCGATGCGCAAGCCCCAACGCGGGTCGTCGCCCTCACGCTTGCTCCGGAACGCGTCGTCCTGATCGACGAGCTTCCCGGGCGCGTGGCCGCCTTTCGCAGGGTCGAGATACGGCCTCAGGTCGGCGGCACGATCAAGAAGCGGTTTGCAGAAGGCGGAACGCAGGTCGAGGCCGGCGATATCCTGTTCGAGATAGACCCGGCCGTGCTTGCAGCCGACCTCGAAACCGCCCGGGCGGGCGTGACCCGGGCCCAGGGAGCGGTGGACCACGCGCAACAAGGGTTGGCGCGTGCGGAAGCGCTTGTTGCCAGCAAAGTGACGAGCCGCAAGAACTACGAAGACGCCCGCAATGACCTGACCATGGCGCAGGCCAACCTTGCAGAGGCCCGTGCGGTCTTTCATCGGCGCCAGCTCGATCTCGATTTCGCGACGATAAGGTCGCCGATCAAGGGCTATGTCGGACGCACGCTGGCCGACGAGGGCGCTCTCGCATCCACGTCCGGTCAGACGGAACTTGCTGTGGTTCAGGAACTGGACCGCGTTTACGTGGATCTGCGCTTGCCCGCGACGAAGCTCGATGGATTGCAGTCTGCCGCCGAGCAAGGATTGGGTCCGGTCGAGATCCTGGGCGCGGACGGCAAGCCGCATCCCCGCCCGGGCACGCTGGTGGTGTCGGACGTCACGGTGGATACGGGAACCGGCAACGCGACGGTCCGGATCGAGGTGGAAAACCCCGAATTGCGGCTTCTGCCGGGAATGTACGTCCGCGCGCGACTGCCGCGCGGCCTCCTTTCCGCTGCCTTGCTGGTTCCCGAAGATGCAGTCGTTCGCAACGGTGCCGGCGGCGCGCAGGTCGTGGTCGTGACCGGCGACGGACGATCCGAACGCCGCGACGTGGTCCTGGGCGACGCTGTAGGCAGGCGCCTCGTCGTGACCTCGGGCCTGGCGGCGGGCGAGGTCATCGTCATTCGCGGACAGGACCGCGTGCAGGACGGGACGAGCGTGATCCCGGTCGCCGGATCGCAAGATGCCGCAGCCGCGGCCGGCACGCTTTAA
- a CDS encoding class I SAM-dependent methyltransferase, translating into MSAAPAPFTDPAAVASYTQDTPARVPGLAALHRMTTLLLGERAESTADILVVGAGGGLELQAMAEARPGWRFTGVDPSPAMLDIARRTTAAHAARIALLEGTADRAPAGPFGGATCLLVLHFLDRAERLHSLREIRRRLAPGAALVTAHHTAPDGEPERWLARSAVFAGRDDADPAKPLALARAMAERLPLLSPAEEEALLREAGFCAPALFYAAFSFRGWVAYAG; encoded by the coding sequence ATGAGCGCCGCACCCGCACCGTTCACGGATCCGGCGGCCGTTGCGTCCTACACGCAAGACACCCCGGCCAGGGTGCCGGGACTGGCCGCCCTGCACCGGATGACGACGCTTCTTCTCGGCGAGCGCGCGGAAAGCACCGCCGACATCCTCGTGGTCGGTGCCGGCGGCGGGCTGGAGCTGCAGGCGATGGCCGAGGCACGGCCCGGCTGGCGGTTCACCGGCGTCGACCCCTCCCCGGCGATGCTCGACATCGCGCGGCGCACGACCGCCGCCCATGCCGCCCGGATCGCGCTTCTGGAGGGCACCGCCGACCGCGCGCCGGCCGGCCCGTTCGGCGGCGCGACATGCCTGCTGGTGCTGCACTTCCTGGACAGGGCCGAACGGCTGCACAGCCTGCGGGAAATCCGCCGCCGCCTGGCGCCGGGCGCTGCGCTCGTCACCGCGCATCACACCGCGCCGGACGGCGAGCCGGAGCGCTGGCTGGCCCGCTCGGCCGTCTTTGCCGGGCGGGACGATGCCGATCCGGCGAAGCCCCTCGCCTTAGCAAGGGCGATGGCCGAACGCCTGCCGCTGCTCTCCCCGGCCGAGGAAGAAGCGCTTTTGCGGGAGGCCGGCTTTTGCGCGCCGGCGCTGTTCTATGCCGCCTTCTCGTTTCGCGGCTGGGTCGCATACGCCGGCTGA
- a CDS encoding NAD(P)/FAD-dependent oxidoreductase: MHHDALIIGGSFAGLSAALYLARARKSVCVVDAGAPRNRFAATSHGFFAQDGSDPQAMLQTMRRQVAAYPTVGFLTDTAVEAREDDGVFQVALRSGALVTGKRLLLAFGISDVMPETPGLAERWGTSVLHCPYCHGYEFSGRPLGVLNTSPLSHHQAMMISEWGPTTLYLDGGDLETEHRDALARRGIRIEPAAVDRLTGEGRSLSHIHLADGRSCPLEALFIAPRNRLNSAIAEQIGCAIEAGPLGSTIKVDEMRMTSAANVFAAGDITRTAHNVTFACADGVMAAVAMHRSLVFETA; the protein is encoded by the coding sequence ATGCACCATGACGCCCTCATCATCGGCGGCAGCTTTGCCGGACTGTCCGCAGCCCTTTATCTGGCGCGCGCCCGCAAGAGCGTCTGCGTCGTGGATGCGGGCGCGCCGCGAAACCGTTTCGCCGCCACCTCCCACGGCTTCTTCGCCCAGGACGGCAGCGATCCGCAGGCCATGCTCCAGACCATGCGCCGACAGGTCGCCGCCTATCCGACCGTCGGTTTCCTCACGGATACGGCCGTCGAAGCGCGCGAGGACGACGGCGTGTTCCAGGTCGCGCTGCGCAGCGGCGCGCTCGTCACCGGCAAGCGCCTGCTTCTGGCCTTCGGCATTTCCGACGTGATGCCGGAGACGCCGGGGCTGGCGGAGCGCTGGGGCACGTCCGTCCTCCATTGCCCCTATTGTCACGGCTACGAGTTCAGCGGCCGGCCGCTCGGCGTGCTGAACACTTCGCCGCTCTCGCATCACCAGGCCATGATGATCAGCGAGTGGGGCCCGACCACGCTCTATCTCGACGGCGGCGACCTGGAGACGGAGCACCGCGACGCGCTTGCCCGGCGCGGCATCCGGATCGAGCCTGCCGCCGTCGACCGCCTGACCGGCGAAGGCCGGAGCCTGTCGCATATCCATCTGGCCGATGGCCGGTCCTGTCCGCTCGAAGCACTGTTCATCGCCCCGCGCAACCGCCTCAACAGCGCCATCGCCGAGCAGATCGGCTGCGCGATCGAGGCCGGGCCGCTCGGGTCGACGATCAAGGTGGACGAGATGCGGATGACCAGCGCGGCGAACGTCTTCGCAGCCGGCGACATCACCCGCACGGCGCACAATGTCACCTTCGCCTGCGCCGATGGCGTCATGGCGGCCGTGGCGATGCACCGCTCCCTGGTCTTCGAGACCGCCTGA
- a CDS encoding Rrf2 family transcriptional regulator — MNKDTRLSDVLHVLLHMGQLHEPLTSDVLARSMGTNPAVFRRMMAGLRDAGYVTSGKGHGGGWQLARPLSEITLLSVYEALGRPTLFAIGNRSDTPACLVQKNVNAALADTMVQAEALFLARFGEVTLDTLMPDAPVPLTVHGGGPG; from the coding sequence ATGAACAAGGACACACGGCTGTCGGACGTGCTGCATGTGCTGCTGCACATGGGGCAGCTCCACGAGCCCTTGACCTCCGATGTGCTGGCCAGAAGCATGGGCACGAACCCGGCGGTGTTTCGCAGGATGATGGCGGGCCTGCGGGACGCAGGTTACGTCACCTCGGGAAAGGGCCATGGCGGGGGATGGCAACTGGCGCGCCCGCTCAGCGAGATCACCCTGCTCTCGGTCTATGAGGCTCTCGGGCGCCCGACCCTGTTCGCGATCGGCAATCGCAGCGACACTCCCGCCTGCCTGGTGCAGAAGAACGTCAACGCCGCGCTGGCGGACACGATGGTGCAGGCCGAGGCGCTGTTCCTTGCGCGTTTCGGCGAGGTGACGCTGGACACCCTGATGCCCGATGCGCCCGTGCCGCTGACGGTGCATGGCGGCGGGCCGGGCTGA
- a CDS encoding ZinT family metal-binding protein: MSKETLEEIGTVAVEGMPYNIAVVGGSGKAHDKAHDKAHDKGGDDHAHAHGHSHGDEQIYKGYFEDSQIADRPLSDYAGDWQSVYPYLQDGTLDPVMAHKAESGDKSAEEYKAYYEIGYRTDVERIVIEGDTVTFYKDGKPTLARYASDGYEVLTYKKGNRGVRFIFRKSEGDEAAPGYIQFSDHRIAPAKTDHYHLYWGDDRAALLEEVTNWPTYYPSELSAGEIVREMTAH, encoded by the coding sequence ATCTCCAAGGAAACGCTTGAAGAGATCGGTACGGTCGCGGTCGAGGGCATGCCCTACAACATCGCGGTCGTCGGCGGCAGCGGCAAGGCGCATGACAAGGCCCATGACAAGGCCCATGACAAAGGTGGCGACGACCACGCCCATGCGCACGGCCACAGCCATGGCGACGAGCAGATCTACAAGGGCTATTTCGAGGACAGCCAAATCGCGGATCGCCCGCTGTCCGACTATGCCGGCGACTGGCAGTCGGTCTATCCCTACCTGCAGGACGGGACGCTCGATCCCGTCATGGCGCACAAGGCCGAAAGCGGCGACAAGAGCGCCGAGGAGTACAAGGCCTATTACGAGATCGGCTACCGCACCGACGTCGAGCGGATCGTCATCGAAGGCGACACCGTGACGTTCTACAAGGACGGCAAGCCGACCTTGGCCCGCTATGCCAGCGACGGCTACGAGGTGCTGACCTACAAGAAGGGGAACCGCGGCGTGCGCTTCATCTTCAGGAAGAGCGAAGGCGACGAGGCCGCGCCGGGCTACATCCAGTTCAGCGACCACCGGATCGCGCCGGCGAAGACCGATCACTATCACCTCTACTGGGGCGATGATCGCGCCGCTCTGCTGGAGGAGGTGACGAACTGGCCGACCTACTACCCGTCCGAGCTTTCGGCCGGGGAGATCGTCAGGGAGATGACCGCGCACTGA